The Elgaria multicarinata webbii isolate HBS135686 ecotype San Diego chromosome 4, rElgMul1.1.pri, whole genome shotgun sequence genome contains a region encoding:
- the LOC134398328 gene encoding ankyrin repeat domain-containing protein 9-like, translating into MASSNQASLQEAQSSHCKFLSYMFYQAVRDHKPVWMLEDMRTMEYFYWEENASQRTYSPSEALLYAVVHNHLPYAQYLLSHFPEEALKVPGEHFCYCPSSAPHLAMAVTYDRRDILGLIISMAHKQPSLNSYINRTGCFHLEDGKTPLHLACELLRSETVLILLGNGASPQIEDGKGLTPLDVILEQMWDSKVNVGSKKLCLDYLLLFMPNPRFKMQKVLKEHPEHWTVLLGEDKFSSLVGKVPASLYLQAMQTILRILPPSHFPQSIQKLPIPQALKPLPFLGKQHPTKNGVNVFP; encoded by the coding sequence ATGGCCAGTAGCAACCAGGCCAGTTTACAGGAAGCCCAGAGCAGCCATTGCAAATTCTTATCCTACATGTTCTACCAGGCTGTTCGAGATCACAAGCCCGTGTGGATGCTGGAGGACATGAGGACTATGGAGTATTTCTACTGGGAGGAAAATGCCAGCCAGAGGACCTATTCACCTTCTGAAGCCCTGCTCTATGCTGTGGTGCACAATCACCTGCCTTATGCCCAGTACCTGCTGTCTCATTTTCCAGAGGAGGCTCTCAAAGTCCCCGGGGAGCATTTCTGCTATTGCCCATCCTCTGCCCCTCACTTAGCCATGGCTGTCACCTACGACCGGAGAGACATCTTGGGGCTCATCATCAGCATGGCACACAAGCAGCCCAGCCTGAACTCCTACATCAACAGGACCGGCTGCTTTCACCTGGAAGACGGGAAGACCCCTCTGCATCTCGCCTGCGAGCTGCTGAGGTCGGAGACCGTCCTCATCCTCCTCGGAAACGGGGCCTCACCCCAGATAGAGGACGGCAAAGGACTCACCCCACTGGACGTCATCCTGGAGCAGATGTGGGACTCCAAAGTCAACGTGGGGTCCAAAAAGCTCTGCCTCGATTACCTCTTGCTGTTCATGCCAAACCCCCGCTTCAAGATGCAGAAGGTCCTGAAGGAGCATCCGGAGCACTGGACGGTCCTGCTAGGGGAGGACAAGTTCAGCAGCCTGGTGGGAAAGGTACCTGCATCTTTATACCTGCAAGCTATGCAAACCATCCTCCGGATTCTTCCACCCTCCCATTTCCCTCAAAGCATCCAGAAACTACCGATACCTCAGGCACTAAAGCCCCTTCCTTTCTTGGGCAAACAGCATCCGACAAAAAATGGGGTAAATGTTTTTCCAtga